One region of Ornithorhynchus anatinus isolate Pmale09 chromosome X5, mOrnAna1.pri.v4, whole genome shotgun sequence genomic DNA includes:
- the KCNJ10 gene encoding ATP-sensitive inward rectifier potassium channel 10 isoform X2 → MTSATKVYYSQTTQTDSRPLLAPGPRRRRVLTKDGRSNVRLEHIADKRLLYLKDLWTTFIDMQWRYKLLLFSATFAGTWFLFGLAWYLVAAIHGDLLEPPGVAANHTPCVVQVHTLTGAFLFSLESQTTIGYGFRYISEECPLAIVLLIAQLVLTTLLEIFITGTFLAKLARPKKRAGTIRFSRHAVVAAHAGRPRLMVRVANMRRSLLIGCHVAGKLLRTRPARDGDRRLRLDQVNVAFRVDTASDSPFLLLPLTFYHELDEASPLRDLGLQGGGGGDFELVLILSGTVESTSAACQVRTSYLPEEILWGYEFAPAISLSPGGKYVADFSLFDQVVPAPGAGGTLSLRPGSAHDGDPEKLRLEESFRRLEEEERDGEGVPLSVRISNV, encoded by the coding sequence ATGACGTCGGCCACCAAGGTGTACTACAGCCAGACGACGCAGACGGACAGCCGCCCCTTgctggccccgggcccccggcggcgCCGCGTGCTGACCAAGGATGGCCGCAGCAACGTCCGGCTGGAGCACATCGCCGACAAGCGCCTCCTCTACCTCAAGGACCTGTGGACCACCTTCATCGACATGCAGTGGCGCTACAAGCTGCTGCTCTTCTCCGCCACCTTCGCGGGCACGTGGTTCCTCTTCGGCCTGGCCTGGTACCTGGTGGCGGCCATCCACGGCGACCTGCTGGAGCCCCCGGGGGTGGCCGCCAACCACACGCCGTGCGTGGTCCAGGTCCACACGCTGACCGgcgccttcctcttctccctggagTCGCAGACGACCATCGGCTACGGCTTCCGCTACATCAGCGAGGAGTGCCCGCTGGCCATCGTCCTGCTCATCGCCCAGCTGGTGCTCACCACCCTGCTGGAGATCTTCATCACGGGCACCTTCCTGGCCAAGCTGGCGCGGCCCAAGAAGCGGGCGGGCACCATCCGGTTCAGCCGGCACGCCGTGGTGGCGGCCCACGCCGGGCGGCCCCGCCTCATGGTCCGCGTGGCCAACATGCGCCGCAGCCTGCTCATCGGCTGCCACGTGGCCGGCAAGCTGCTGCGGACCCGCCCGGCCCGGGACGGCGACCGCCGGCTGCGGCTGGACCAGGTCAACGTGGCCTTCCGGGTGGACACGGCCTCGGACAGCCCCTTCCTCTTGCTGCCCCTCACCTTCTACCACGAGCTGGACGAGGCCAGCCCGCTGCGGGATCTGGGCCtgcagggcgggggtgggggtgacttCGAGCTGGTCTTGATCCTCAGCGGCACCGTGGAGTCCACCAGCGCGGCCTGTCAGGTGCGGACCTCCTACCTGCCTGAGGAGATCCTGTGGGGCTACGAGTTCGCCCCCGCCATCTCCCTGTCGCCCGGCGGCAAGTACGTGGCTGACTTCAGCCTCTTCGACCAGGTGGTCCCGgcgcctggggctggggggacccTCTCCCTCCGGCCCGGGTCGGCCCACGACGGCGATCCCGAGAAGCTGCGGCTGGAGGAGTCCTTCCgcagactggaggaggaggagagggacggggagggggtacCCCTCAGCGTCCGCATCAGCAACGTCTGA